The Desulfovibrio sp. Huiquan2017 genome includes a window with the following:
- a CDS encoding helix-turn-helix domain-containing protein — translation MRELGSFIRQKREALLKEDRSYSQLQVSQRIGIEQSYLSKLERGVVTQLSEEKIVALAEDLGEDPDYLLALGGKVSDDVLTIIRQRPLLFSRLVRDMKHMPKDVIEADHDFKQRQSRMERLYDSASIGYFHLEDGPGNSAWSSLTPKILHLPPDAVPGLKAIKNALAPESRAQFSALERDSRLKLAPYHCELRLNTDEDSPRYVRIWGEYDALSDNHVVRLGLIQDITREVEAREELRQAHQALNGTVEKQNRQVAQGIEELKQEIAARKRLEGELRAVNERIARQKDLQREYLRQNAYELRSQINALVTERRNRQDEALSCTISGISAIINNMNDFFNIGEGLSPLVEDFDPKAVFEGIVSDVSRAHAAADVVLQATFSPRLPGRVIGDPQRMQQITHSISSFLLRVTPWGVIQLALDYLPDQRLLSLVISSQAATVDITEDCFHPGKGASAWQISTVGPIVKALRGSMVIDRTPSNGSHDTCQTTYCYPSATSMSATLRTTAWYRRFPA, via the coding sequence ATGCGAGAACTCGGATCGTTCATACGACAAAAACGGGAGGCTCTTCTCAAGGAAGATCGCTCCTATTCTCAATTGCAGGTCAGCCAGCGCATCGGCATTGAGCAGTCTTATCTGAGCAAACTCGAACGGGGCGTCGTCACCCAGCTTTCCGAGGAAAAGATCGTGGCCTTGGCAGAGGACCTCGGCGAAGACCCCGATTACCTGCTTGCGCTTGGCGGCAAGGTCTCCGACGACGTCCTGACGATCATCAGGCAGCGACCGCTGCTCTTCTCCCGGCTCGTCCGGGACATGAAGCACATGCCCAAGGATGTGATCGAGGCGGATCACGATTTCAAGCAACGGCAATCGCGGATGGAGCGGCTCTACGATTCGGCTTCCATCGGCTACTTCCACCTTGAGGACGGGCCCGGGAACTCAGCCTGGTCGTCACTTACGCCGAAGATCCTCCACCTCCCGCCCGACGCCGTCCCCGGCCTGAAGGCCATTAAAAATGCCCTCGCCCCGGAGAGTCGGGCCCAGTTTTCCGCCCTGGAAAGGGACTCACGCCTCAAACTGGCTCCCTATCATTGCGAATTGCGTCTTAACACGGATGAAGACTCGCCCCGCTACGTGCGGATCTGGGGCGAATACGACGCCCTGTCCGACAACCATGTGGTGCGGTTGGGCCTGATACAGGACATTACCCGCGAGGTCGAGGCCAGGGAGGAATTACGGCAGGCGCACCAGGCGCTGAACGGAACCGTGGAGAAGCAAAACCGCCAGGTCGCCCAGGGCATCGAGGAGCTCAAACAGGAGATCGCCGCCAGAAAGCGCCTCGAAGGGGAATTACGGGCCGTCAACGAACGGATTGCCCGGCAGAAGGATCTGCAGCGGGAATATTTGCGGCAAAACGCGTATGAACTGCGTTCGCAAATCAACGCCCTGGTCACCGAGAGGCGGAACCGGCAGGACGAGGCCTTGTCCTGTACCATCAGCGGGATTTCCGCCATCATCAATAACATGAACGATTTTTTCAATATCGGCGAGGGGCTATCCCCGCTGGTCGAGGACTTCGACCCCAAGGCCGTATTCGAGGGAATCGTATCGGACGTGTCCCGCGCCCACGCGGCTGCGGACGTGGTCCTGCAAGCAACCTTCTCCCCCCGCCTGCCCGGCCGGGTCATCGGCGATCCGCAGCGGATGCAGCAGATCACGCATTCGATTTCGAGCTTCCTGTTGCGGGTGACCCCCTGGGGCGTGATACAACTCGCCCTGGACTATCTGCCGGACCAGCGCCTTCTCAGCCTCGTCATCTCCAGCCAGGCTGCCACCGTGGACATCACGGAAGACTGCTTCCACCCGGGCAAAGGGGCCTCGGCTTGGCAAATTTCCACTGTCGGGCCCATCGTCAAGGCCCTTCGGGGCAGCATGGTCATCGACCGCACCCCCAGCAACGGGAGTCACGATACATGTCAAACAACTTATTGCTATCCATCCGCAACCTCGATGTCCGCTACACTTCGGACAACGGCATGGTACAGGCGGTTTCCGGCCTGA
- a CDS encoding ABC transporter ATP-binding protein: MSNNLLLSIRNLDVRYTSDNGMVQAVSGLNLDVEEGQTLGLVGETGAGKTTMAMSVMRLIASPPGKITGGEIVFEGKDLLKASDSVMRKVRGGKIAMIFQDPMTSLNPIMPVDEQVAEMIALHNSVSKPESLKRALAMLETVGIQPDRAGEYPHQFSGGMKQRVVIAIALACNPALLIADEPTTALDVTIQAQVLELMKNLKKQFNTAMIMITHDLGIVAETCDHVAIMYAGRVVEQADTISLYADPRHPYTKGLFASIPNVEEERESLAVIPGLPPEPTDMPPGCPFHPRCSHAMERCKVETPAPVTVSGGHMVACFLEGGAA, encoded by the coding sequence ATGTCAAACAACTTATTGCTATCCATCCGCAACCTCGATGTCCGCTACACTTCGGACAACGGCATGGTACAGGCGGTTTCCGGCCTGAACCTCGATGTCGAGGAGGGCCAGACCCTCGGCCTGGTGGGAGAAACCGGGGCGGGAAAGACCACCATGGCCATGTCGGTCATGCGCCTCATCGCCTCACCCCCCGGCAAGATCACCGGTGGCGAAATAGTATTCGAGGGCAAGGATCTGCTCAAAGCGTCCGATTCTGTCATGCGCAAAGTGCGCGGCGGCAAAATCGCCATGATCTTCCAGGACCCGATGACCTCCCTGAACCCGATCATGCCCGTGGACGAGCAGGTGGCGGAAATGATCGCCCTACACAACAGCGTCTCCAAACCGGAATCCCTCAAGCGGGCGCTGGCCATGCTCGAAACGGTCGGCATCCAGCCCGACCGGGCCGGAGAATACCCGCACCAGTTCAGCGGCGGCATGAAGCAGCGCGTGGTCATCGCCATCGCCCTGGCCTGCAACCCGGCCCTGCTCATCGCCGACGAGCCGACCACCGCCCTGGATGTGACCATTCAGGCCCAGGTTCTCGAACTGATGAAGAACCTCAAAAAGCAGTTCAACACAGCCATGATCATGATCACGCACGATCTCGGCATCGTGGCCGAAACCTGCGACCACGTGGCCATCATGTACGCGGGCCGCGTCGTCGAACAGGCCGACACCATCTCGCTCTACGCCGACCCGAGGCATCCCTACACCAAGGGGCTCTTCGCCTCCATCCCCAACGTCGAGGAGGAGAGGGAGTCCCTGGCCGTCATCCCCGGGCTCCCGCCCGAGCCGACCGACATGCCGCCCGGCTGCCCCTTCCACCCGCGCTGTTCCCACGCCATGGAGCGCTGCAAAGTGGAAACGCCCGCCCCGGTGACCGTGAGCGGCGGGCACATGGTCGCCTGTTTTCTGGAAGGAGGTGCCGCATGA
- a CDS encoding oligopeptide/dipeptide ABC transporter ATP-binding protein: MSEPFVQVKNLKKYFETRKGPLHAVDDVSFDIEKGETLGLVGESGCGKSTTGRAAIRLLEPSGGQVIIDGQDILLPSRREVKALRSKMQMVFQAPYSSLNPRLCVADLIAEPLDVKNIGSSAERAKRVRELSDIVGLSKSLENAYPHELDGGRRQRVGIARALALNPEFIVLDEPVSALDVCIQAQVLNLLDTLQKEMGLTYLFISHDLSVVHHVSDRIAVMYLGRIVELADYKTIFANPLHAYTKALLSAITVPNPNLVHNRIILEGDVPSPINPPAGCRFAGRCYFDKIDACTCETPGLKEVGPNHFVACHIVAREMARTA, translated from the coding sequence ATGAGCGAGCCATTCGTACAGGTCAAGAACCTGAAAAAATACTTCGAGACGCGCAAGGGACCGCTGCACGCGGTGGACGACGTCTCCTTTGACATCGAAAAGGGTGAGACCCTGGGGCTCGTGGGTGAATCCGGCTGTGGCAAATCCACCACCGGGCGCGCCGCCATCCGACTTCTGGAGCCCTCCGGCGGCCAGGTCATCATCGACGGCCAGGACATCCTGCTCCCCTCCCGGCGGGAGGTGAAGGCGCTGCGCTCCAAAATGCAGATGGTCTTCCAGGCCCCCTATTCAAGCCTCAATCCGAGGCTGTGCGTGGCCGACCTTATCGCCGAGCCCCTCGACGTGAAGAACATCGGCTCCTCCGCCGAGCGCGCCAAGCGCGTCCGAGAACTCTCGGACATCGTCGGCCTGAGCAAAAGCCTCGAAAACGCCTACCCGCATGAACTGGACGGCGGACGACGGCAGCGAGTCGGCATCGCCCGGGCGCTGGCCCTGAACCCCGAATTCATCGTCCTGGACGAGCCGGTTTCGGCCCTGGACGTCTGCATCCAGGCGCAGGTGCTCAACCTGCTGGACACCCTGCAAAAGGAAATGGGGCTGACCTACCTGTTCATCTCCCACGACCTTTCGGTGGTCCATCACGTCTCGGACCGCATCGCGGTCATGTACCTGGGCCGCATCGTGGAACTGGCCGACTACAAGACCATCTTCGCCAACCCGCTGCACGCCTATACCAAGGCGCTGCTCTCGGCCATCACCGTGCCGAATCCGAACCTGGTCCACAACCGCATCATCCTGGAAGGCGACGTGCCGAGCCCCATCAATCCGCCCGCCGGATGCCGCTTCGCGGGCCGCTGCTACTTCGACAAGATTGATGCCTGCACCTGTGAAACGCCGGGGCTCAAGGAAGTGGGCCCGAACCATTTCGTGGCCTGTCACATCGTCGCCCGGGAAATGGCCCGGACGGCCTAG
- the pepT gene encoding peptidase T, producing MSESRIGILEQRFVRYCKVDTQSDPNSPATPSTACQLDLSRMLVGELKDLGIDDAELTDYGVVFGTLKSNVPDGKVPTIAFVAHVDTAPSFYAEGVVPLVHRNWDGNPIVLPDDPAVVIDPVMQPYLKSKKGDTIVTASGTTLLGADDKAGIAIIMGLIDHLKAHPEIPRGDIRVCFTPDEEIGRGVSDAMVRDLKADFAYTLDGENPGDLVAETFSADRAVINIKGVSIHTCCAKGRLVNALYLASKIVHLLPKDHLSPESTEGRQGFIFMEGITGNAAEADMILNLRDFEMDGLKAQAELLETICATVNRTEPRARITCTVTPQYRNMRYWLKDDPRPVDLAKRAYADEGMAPNMLAFRGGTDGSIMTEKGIPTPNIFCGMQAPHGPMEWVSLQDMDKALLICARVVRYWADGAGA from the coding sequence ATGTCCGAATCAAGAATAGGCATATTGGAACAGCGGTTTGTCCGCTACTGCAAGGTGGATACGCAAAGCGATCCCAACTCTCCCGCCACCCCCAGCACCGCCTGTCAGCTCGACCTGTCCCGGATGCTCGTCGGCGAGTTGAAGGACCTGGGCATCGACGACGCGGAGCTCACGGACTACGGCGTGGTCTTCGGCACCCTCAAGAGCAACGTGCCGGACGGAAAGGTTCCGACCATCGCCTTCGTGGCCCACGTGGACACCGCCCCGTCCTTCTATGCCGAGGGCGTGGTCCCGCTGGTCCATCGCAACTGGGACGGCAACCCCATCGTCCTGCCCGACGACCCGGCCGTGGTCATCGACCCGGTCATGCAGCCGTACTTGAAGAGCAAGAAGGGCGACACCATCGTCACCGCCAGCGGCACCACGCTGCTGGGCGCCGACGACAAGGCGGGCATCGCCATCATCATGGGGCTCATCGACCATTTGAAGGCCCACCCCGAGATTCCCCGGGGTGATATCCGCGTCTGCTTCACCCCGGACGAGGAAATCGGGCGAGGCGTGAGCGACGCCATGGTTCGGGACCTCAAGGCCGACTTCGCCTACACCCTGGACGGGGAAAACCCCGGCGATCTCGTGGCCGAGACCTTCTCCGCCGACAGGGCCGTCATCAACATCAAGGGCGTCTCCATCCACACCTGCTGCGCCAAGGGGCGACTGGTCAACGCGCTCTACCTGGCGTCCAAGATCGTCCACCTGCTGCCCAAGGACCATCTCAGCCCCGAATCCACCGAGGGTCGCCAGGGCTTCATCTTCATGGAGGGCATCACCGGCAACGCCGCCGAAGCCGACATGATCCTGAACCTGCGCGATTTCGAGATGGACGGGCTCAAGGCCCAGGCCGAACTGCTCGAAACCATCTGCGCCACGGTCAACCGAACCGAACCAAGGGCGCGCATCACCTGCACGGTGACCCCGCAGTACCGGAATATGCGCTACTGGCTGAAGGATGATCCACGTCCGGTAGACCTGGCCAAACGGGCCTATGCGGACGAGGGAATGGCGCCCAACATGCTCGCCTTCCGAGGCGGCACCGACGGGTCCATCATGACCGAAAAAGGCATCCCGACCCCCAACATATTCTGCGGCATGCAGGCCCCCCACGGGCCCATGGAATGGGTCAGCCTCCAGGACATGGACAAGGCCCTGCTGATCTGCGCCCGCGTGGTCCGTTACTGGGCCGACGGCGCCGGGGCCTGA
- a CDS encoding radical SAM protein: protein MPMLHFHPGGRFLQVSTVGCNFDCPGCISTVIVREMNPKSKALQELTPRQIVEKAIQCECLGIAFLMNDPLAAFDTFLAVAELAKEKGLYVGCSSNGYFSEESVNKLLPVLDFINIGIKGLSDELYRACAGFKGVAPVLRNIGMLHRGGVHIELACIHKKDNSEELLELCTVIRDISPGIPLQVMRFIPLEGADPGQEPLIRETEALSRLMRAHLPHVYVFNSPGTQELDTICPSCGETVFSRDFYGPMGARLQESVWPRKEGIACPQCGQPLDVRGAVHVSDFREKDFQGGYPFTRALEIVESILIAIGVEDKAEVVKVWEYLLCNGKMHDLHHDIQRVETYVQMIRFFGGLVHREDSANILADYLAAKTEVVRSVCRKRDTRPRVYYAMGKPQFCIKGERFENGLVEICNGISVNREISVRGRPGESIPLNVLEELNPEIIFISAFISNSPEDFYQECVEKGLDIDAVRNRRIHTAPIPSSDFGCPKWILGLMNIANEMHRGGERPFDIFKEATEFYARFYGMPFNMRDVNRSFGKPNSAWTWADGARRLSPVSL from the coding sequence ATGCCCATGCTGCATTTCCACCCGGGAGGACGGTTTCTCCAAGTCAGCACCGTGGGCTGCAATTTTGACTGCCCCGGGTGTATTTCCACGGTGATCGTGCGGGAAATGAACCCCAAGAGCAAGGCGCTGCAAGAGCTTACTCCCAGGCAGATCGTTGAAAAGGCCATCCAGTGCGAGTGCCTGGGCATTGCCTTTTTGATGAACGATCCGCTTGCCGCGTTCGATACGTTTCTCGCCGTCGCGGAATTGGCCAAGGAAAAAGGCCTCTACGTCGGGTGCTCTTCGAACGGATATTTCTCCGAGGAATCCGTCAACAAGCTGCTTCCGGTCCTGGATTTCATCAATATCGGGATCAAAGGTCTTTCGGACGAACTGTATCGCGCCTGTGCGGGATTCAAGGGCGTCGCGCCCGTGTTGAGAAATATCGGCATGCTCCACCGGGGCGGTGTCCACATTGAGCTCGCCTGCATTCACAAGAAGGACAATTCCGAGGAATTGTTGGAGTTGTGTACCGTCATTAGGGATATCTCGCCGGGCATTCCTTTGCAGGTGATGCGTTTCATCCCCTTGGAAGGGGCCGATCCGGGACAGGAGCCGTTGATTCGGGAGACGGAGGCGCTCAGCCGGTTGATGCGTGCGCATCTGCCCCATGTTTACGTTTTCAACTCGCCGGGGACGCAGGAATTGGACACCATATGTCCCTCTTGCGGCGAGACGGTCTTCAGCCGGGATTTTTACGGGCCTATGGGGGCGCGGCTGCAAGAAAGCGTCTGGCCCCGGAAGGAGGGCATAGCCTGTCCTCAGTGCGGTCAGCCCCTGGATGTGCGCGGCGCGGTCCACGTCAGCGACTTTCGGGAAAAGGATTTTCAGGGGGGATATCCCTTTACGCGCGCCCTTGAAATCGTTGAATCCATCCTGATCGCCATAGGCGTTGAGGACAAGGCCGAGGTCGTCAAGGTCTGGGAGTATCTGCTGTGCAACGGCAAGATGCACGACCTGCATCACGACATTCAACGGGTGGAGACGTATGTTCAAATGATACGATTCTTCGGCGGGCTGGTGCATCGCGAGGATTCGGCCAATATCCTGGCGGACTATCTGGCGGCGAAAACGGAGGTGGTCCGGTCCGTGTGTCGGAAGCGGGATACCCGGCCCAGAGTCTATTATGCGATGGGCAAGCCGCAATTCTGTATAAAAGGCGAGCGGTTTGAAAACGGCCTGGTGGAAATATGCAACGGCATCAGCGTCAACCGGGAGATCTCGGTCCGCGGCCGCCCTGGCGAGAGCATTCCCCTGAATGTGCTTGAGGAACTGAACCCGGAAATCATCTTTATTTCTGCGTTCATATCCAACTCGCCGGAGGACTTCTATCAGGAGTGCGTGGAGAAAGGCCTCGATATAGACGCGGTGCGGAACAGGCGCATCCATACCGCGCCGATTCCGAGCAGCGACTTCGGCTGTCCCAAGTGGATATTGGGGCTGATGAACATCGCCAATGAAATGCACCGGGGCGGCGAGCGCCCCTTTGATATCTTCAAGGAAGCAACGGAGTTCTATGCCCGTTTTTATGGGATGCCGTTCAATATGCGGGATGTGAACCGCTCGTTCGGCAAGCCGAATTCCGCCTGGACCTGGGCGGACGGGGCCCGAAGGCTCTCTCCCGTCTCCTTATGA
- a CDS encoding class I SAM-dependent methyltransferase, with product MPIPEKDKSFYRYTKDHRFAAMYPLLAREIIDKYGLTEGTCLDIGTGSAALAIELSKISDLEIIALDAEPEAIEMAGENCARHGVPDGRIRLVTAPVEKLPMPDGSADLILSRGSIPFWKDLASAFREIFRVLTPGGQAMVGCGFSHLQTLADVKAMRPVWSPEVLADRTRWKKGDLVAEALRQAAVGTYHIADDDYGTWVEISKPGRE from the coding sequence ATGCCCATACCGGAAAAGGACAAGTCTTTTTACAGGTACACCAAGGACCATCGTTTCGCCGCGATGTATCCGTTGTTGGCCCGCGAGATCATCGACAAATATGGGCTGACCGAAGGGACGTGCCTCGATATCGGAACGGGAAGCGCCGCGCTCGCCATTGAATTGTCGAAGATCTCGGATCTGGAGATCATCGCCCTGGATGCCGAACCGGAAGCCATAGAGATGGCCGGGGAGAACTGCGCCAGGCATGGCGTTCCCGACGGCCGCATCCGGTTGGTGACCGCTCCGGTGGAAAAGCTGCCCATGCCCGATGGGAGCGCCGATCTGATCCTCAGCCGGGGGTCGATTCCGTTCTGGAAGGACCTCGCGTCCGCCTTCAGGGAAATATTTCGCGTGCTCACTCCCGGTGGCCAGGCGATGGTGGGTTGCGGGTTCAGCCATCTCCAAACCCTTGCGGACGTCAAGGCGATGCGTCCGGTCTGGTCCCCGGAAGTCCTGGCGGATCGGACCCGCTGGAAGAAAGGCGATCTTGTCGCGGAGGCTTTGCGGCAAGCGGCCGTCGGCACATACCACATCGCCGATGACGATTACGGCACCTGGGTCGAAATCAGCAAGCCGGGGAGGGAGTAG
- a CDS encoding ABC transporter ATP-binding protein, with amino-acid sequence MAVLRVENIGFAYADTPVLNDVSFSVAKGELVSVLGPNGCGKTTLLKVLLGIFAPQTGRVLLNDADIAQIGRKRLARQVAYVPQMHRASFSYSVMEVVMMGRMPHKGFFSRFSKKDEEEALDALEKTGILHLRDKSYTRISGGERQLTLIARALAQGARVLILDEPLNGLDYGNQLKLLEQLHELCGEGYTFVKSTHFPDHALWVSDHVIMLKNGVVHSDGLPGDVITRESLYELYGARVFVLPYADNFRICVPGVIYARLSASSSDAVDRSRPAPSPLVS; translated from the coding sequence ATGGCGGTGTTGCGCGTGGAAAATATCGGGTTTGCTTATGCCGACACCCCTGTCCTGAACGATGTCTCCTTCAGCGTCGCCAAAGGAGAGCTGGTGTCCGTTCTCGGCCCCAACGGATGCGGCAAGACCACGTTGCTCAAGGTCCTTCTCGGTATTTTCGCACCGCAAACGGGGCGGGTATTGCTGAACGATGCGGATATCGCTCAGATAGGGAGAAAGCGCCTTGCCCGGCAGGTGGCGTATGTTCCCCAGATGCACAGGGCCTCTTTCTCCTATTCGGTGATGGAGGTGGTCATGATGGGCAGAATGCCCCACAAGGGCTTTTTCAGCCGATTCTCAAAAAAGGACGAGGAAGAGGCACTGGACGCCCTGGAGAAGACCGGGATTCTCCATTTGCGGGATAAATCATACACTCGGATCAGCGGCGGGGAAAGGCAACTGACTCTCATCGCCCGCGCCCTGGCCCAGGGGGCCCGGGTCCTCATCCTGGATGAACCACTCAACGGGCTTGATTACGGCAATCAGCTCAAACTGTTGGAGCAACTTCACGAATTGTGCGGCGAGGGCTATACCTTCGTCAAATCCACGCATTTCCCGGACCATGCCCTTTGGGTTTCCGATCATGTGATCATGCTCAAGAACGGCGTGGTCCACAGCGACGGTCTGCCCGGCGACGTCATCACGCGGGAAAGCCTGTATGAACTTTACGGCGCAAGGGTCTTTGTGCTGCCATATGCCGATAATTTCAGGATCTGCGTTCCCGGGGTGATTTACGCGAGACTTTCCGCGTCGTCGTCCGATGCGGTGGACCGGTCCCGGCCCGCCCCGTCGCCCCTCGTATCGTGA
- a CDS encoding iron ABC transporter permease encodes MRRLRPFAKTRAYFFRGWRSRSLLLAGLTFGLVLCLAVSLTLGKYPISLREIGLVLRHGLFPNGTPYPSHLQLVVNVLFDIRAPRLIAAAVIGAALSLSGAAFQSMFVNPLVAPGILGVLPGASFGAALGMLIGNSWYEVQLLSFGGGLLAVSLAVFLARIYNGDKLTVLILGGIISGSLFTSLLSVVKYTADPTDQLPAIVYWLMGGLSLVDTETVACTALPILVGIACILSMSRYLNALSMGDEEAKTLGINVRVVRLCLIFVATVISALTVAIGGLIGWVGLVIPHIGRMLVGPNNSILLPTTTLVGAIYLVLVDDISRLLLNVEIPLGIITSLVGIPFFSIIMGNAKQGWK; translated from the coding sequence ATGAGACGGCTTCGACCTTTCGCCAAGACGAGAGCGTATTTTTTTCGCGGCTGGAGGAGCCGGTCCCTGTTGCTGGCCGGGTTGACGTTCGGCCTTGTCCTCTGCCTGGCCGTATCCCTGACATTGGGGAAGTATCCCATCTCCCTGCGGGAAATAGGACTGGTCCTTCGGCATGGTCTTTTCCCGAACGGGACTCCGTATCCGAGCCATCTCCAGCTGGTGGTCAATGTCCTTTTTGATATCCGTGCTCCGCGGCTGATCGCCGCGGCGGTGATCGGAGCGGCCCTGTCCCTTTCCGGGGCGGCCTTCCAGTCCATGTTCGTCAACCCCCTGGTTGCCCCGGGGATTCTCGGGGTATTGCCCGGAGCTTCATTTGGTGCCGCGCTCGGCATGTTGATCGGCAACTCCTGGTATGAAGTTCAACTGCTGAGTTTCGGCGGCGGTCTCCTGGCCGTGAGCCTGGCGGTCTTCCTGGCCCGAATCTACAATGGCGACAAGCTGACGGTGCTTATTCTCGGGGGGATAATAAGCGGTTCCCTGTTCACGTCGCTGCTTTCGGTCGTCAAATACACGGCGGATCCCACGGATCAATTGCCCGCCATCGTCTATTGGCTCATGGGCGGCCTCTCTCTGGTCGATACGGAGACGGTCGCCTGCACCGCCTTGCCGATTCTCGTCGGAATAGCGTGCATCTTGAGCATGTCCCGGTACCTCAACGCGCTCAGTATGGGCGACGAGGAAGCCAAGACGCTGGGGATCAATGTCAGGGTGGTCCGGTTGTGCCTCATCTTCGTCGCCACCGTAATCAGCGCGCTCACCGTCGCGATCGGCGGATTGATCGGTTGGGTGGGGCTGGTGATCCCGCACATCGGCAGAATGCTGGTGGGTCCCAACAATTCCATCCTGCTCCCGACGACGACCCTTGTCGGGGCCATCTACCTCGTGCTCGTCGATGATATTTCGCGGCTTTTGCTGAATGTGGAAATCCCGTTGGGGATCATCACATCGCTCGTCGGGATACCGTTTTTCTCCATCATTATGGGCAACGCGAAACAGGGATGGAAGTAG
- a CDS encoding ABC transporter substrate-binding protein — protein sequence MTGMPRRLIAFAAVACVSVLLLAEGAWARRITDMTGRSVTIPDTIETVYAASPPETMLVYALDPALLAGLNFPLKGSDKYLDAHTLNLPVIGGYFGQGKTPNLEKLAALNPDIVIGRKSNPLSGKLEAFLQKFHIPVANIVIDRLDQYPEAFELLGTIFGKESRARELAEYTRKTFAQAKAATASIPAEERVKVYYAEGNDGLRTESGASIHAELIPLAGGINVHHEGVLTRYGKEKVTLETVIAYQPEVIFVEQPAFYKRVYSSDGWKSIPAVKNHRVYLIPRTPFNWFDRPPSFMRILGLKWVADILYPGRFGWDMEQECREFFDLFLQKDISAEDARQLMSVVE from the coding sequence ATGACCGGTATGCCGAGAAGATTGATTGCATTTGCGGCCGTGGCCTGCGTCTCTGTCCTGTTGCTTGCCGAAGGGGCGTGGGCTCGCCGGATCACCGATATGACGGGTCGTTCCGTCACGATCCCGGACACGATAGAGACGGTGTATGCCGCTTCGCCTCCTGAAACCATGCTTGTCTATGCGCTTGATCCGGCGCTTCTTGCCGGGTTGAATTTCCCCTTGAAGGGGAGCGACAAGTATCTTGATGCACACACCTTGAATCTGCCTGTCATCGGTGGATATTTCGGCCAAGGCAAGACGCCCAACCTGGAGAAGCTCGCCGCGCTCAACCCGGATATTGTCATAGGACGGAAATCCAATCCCTTGAGCGGGAAGCTCGAAGCCTTTCTCCAAAAGTTCCATATCCCGGTGGCGAATATCGTCATCGACAGATTGGATCAATATCCGGAGGCGTTCGAACTTCTGGGGACTATTTTCGGCAAGGAATCCAGGGCAAGAGAGCTCGCCGAGTACACCCGGAAAACATTTGCCCAGGCAAAGGCGGCAACTGCGTCAATTCCCGCGGAAGAACGGGTGAAGGTCTATTATGCGGAGGGCAATGACGGACTGCGGACGGAGAGCGGGGCATCGATCCATGCCGAGCTTATCCCCCTTGCCGGCGGAATCAATGTGCATCACGAAGGCGTCCTGACCAGATATGGAAAGGAAAAGGTGACCCTCGAAACGGTGATAGCCTATCAGCCGGAGGTCATTTTCGTTGAACAGCCCGCTTTTTATAAAAGGGTTTATTCGTCCGACGGATGGAAAAGCATCCCGGCGGTCAAGAATCACCGCGTTTATCTTATCCCCCGGACACCCTTCAACTGGTTTGACCGTCCACCGTCCTTTATGCGGATATTGGGACTGAAATGGGTCGCCGACATCTTGTATCCGGGCCGTTTCGGTTGGGACATGGAGCAGGAATGCCGCGAATTCTTTGACCTGTTTTTGCAGAAGGACATCTCTGCCGAGGACGCGCGACAGCTCATGAGCGTCGTCGAATGA